A region from the Mesotoga infera genome encodes:
- a CDS encoding ABC transporter ATP-binding protein, producing MPAGPGRGGPGGGRARPVHKPKNSKKTVLRLVGYFRDEKKGLMLAMAFTILATGASVFGPFLLGVAIDEYMLVGDMIGLATISIVMAAVYISSSFFLWLQGYTMIGVAQRSIRKLRQDLFDKFQTLPVKFFDTKPHGELMSRLTNDINNISHTLSESVTQLVSSLLTLVGIVIIMFFLNPILALVAMSTVPFVMVVTGIIAKQSRKNFLAQQKALGELNGYVEERISGAKVVKAYGREESTVQEFQTINESYRSSAIMAQIFAGSFGPIMNMVNNFGYAIVAFAGGWMSVKGIVSVGLVASFIVYVGQFNRPINQIAQMFNAIQAALAGAERVFEILDEKGEKRAEETFFPQKIEGEVRFEEVDFSYDGKTSVLKDVSLSAEPGQIVALVGPTGAGKTTIVNLLTKFYDIEYGKIMIDGHDISSFDREQLRRELGIVLQDTQLFMGTIKDNIRYGRQDASDEEIIEAAKMANAHHFIMGLPEGYETVLSSNGDTISRGQRQLLAIARIMLIDPQILILDEATSNVDTRTEMHIQEAMRNLMKSRTSFVVAHRLSTIKNADRIYVIDNGRIRESGTHDELIRMKGFYHSLYTTQLALPGHDVA from the coding sequence ATGCCCGCAGGCCCAGGGCGAGGCGGACCGGGAGGTGGCAGAGCGAGACCCGTTCATAAGCCTAAGAACTCGAAAAAAACTGTCTTGAGACTTGTAGGATACTTCAGAGACGAGAAGAAAGGTCTGATGCTTGCAATGGCATTTACGATACTGGCTACCGGCGCCAGCGTCTTCGGCCCCTTTCTTTTGGGAGTGGCCATAGACGAGTATATGCTCGTGGGCGACATGATTGGTCTCGCAACGATTTCGATTGTCATGGCGGCAGTCTATATATCTTCATCTTTTTTCCTATGGCTCCAGGGCTACACTATGATTGGCGTAGCGCAGAGAAGCATAAGAAAACTCAGGCAAGACCTCTTCGACAAATTTCAGACGCTGCCGGTCAAGTTCTTCGATACGAAGCCTCATGGAGAGCTGATGAGTAGGCTGACCAACGATATAAACAACATTTCCCATACTCTTAGTGAAAGCGTTACTCAGCTAGTTAGCAGTCTTCTGACTCTTGTCGGGATAGTAATCATCATGTTTTTTCTCAATCCGATCCTGGCACTGGTGGCTATGTCTACCGTTCCATTCGTTATGGTTGTTACGGGTATAATAGCGAAACAGAGCAGAAAGAACTTCCTCGCTCAACAGAAAGCTCTTGGCGAACTCAACGGTTACGTCGAAGAGAGGATCTCCGGAGCCAAAGTCGTGAAAGCCTACGGCAGGGAAGAGTCGACCGTTCAAGAGTTCCAGACTATAAACGAGTCCTATCGTAGTTCTGCGATTATGGCCCAGATATTCGCGGGCTCCTTCGGACCGATCATGAATATGGTAAACAACTTTGGTTATGCAATAGTTGCCTTTGCCGGAGGATGGATGTCCGTGAAGGGGATAGTCTCTGTTGGATTGGTCGCCAGTTTCATCGTATATGTCGGCCAGTTCAATCGACCGATAAATCAGATAGCCCAGATGTTCAATGCGATTCAGGCAGCTCTTGCGGGGGCAGAGAGGGTATTCGAAATCCTTGACGAAAAGGGAGAAAAGAGAGCAGAAGAGACATTCTTCCCGCAGAAAATTGAGGGAGAAGTCAGGTTCGAAGAAGTTGACTTCAGTTACGACGGAAAGACCAGCGTATTGAAGGATGTCTCTCTCTCGGCCGAACCTGGTCAAATCGTCGCTCTAGTGGGGCCAACTGGAGCGGGGAAGACCACAATCGTGAACCTCCTCACAAAGTTCTACGACATAGAGTACGGAAAAATCATGATAGACGGTCATGATATATCGAGCTTCGACAGAGAGCAGCTTAGGAGAGAGCTCGGCATTGTTCTGCAGGATACACAGCTGTTTATGGGTACCATAAAGGACAATATTCGTTATGGAAGACAAGACGCTTCGGATGAAGAGATAATAGAGGCCGCAAAGATGGCAAATGCCCACCACTTCATAATGGGACTGCCGGAGGGGTATGAAACGGTTCTATCCTCTAACGGGGACACCATCAGCCGCGGTCAGCGGCAGTTGCTGGCGATCGCCCGGATAATGCTCATAGATCCCCAGATACTCATACTCGATGAAGCCACAAGCAATGTCGACACCAGAACGGAGATGCACATCCAGGAGGCGATGCGGAATCTTATGAAGAGCCGCACGAGCTTCGTTGTGGCTCACAGACTCAGTACAATCAAGAACGCAGACAGAATTTACGTGATCGACAATGGAAGAATAAGAGAAAGCGGCACTCACGATGAACTGATCCGTATGAAGGGCTTCTATCACAGCCTCTATACAACGCAGCTTGCCCTTCCGGGACATGATGTGGCTTGA
- a CDS encoding MarR family transcriptional regulator: protein MKESGKLDRLLTDVCRANFITKRSTFSRFGLHRGQPPLLFLLFEKDGRTVGEISKAMGLSPATVSKMIQRMELSGFIHKRQDKSDMRVFRIYLTAKSREIEEELERTMLDVERQIFSAFSAEERDLLERFLKKLKESLSK from the coding sequence ATGAAAGAGAGCGGAAAACTGGATAGACTACTGACGGATGTCTGCAGGGCTAACTTCATAACTAAGCGTTCTACTTTCTCGAGATTTGGTCTTCACAGAGGTCAGCCTCCACTGCTTTTTCTTCTCTTCGAAAAGGATGGAAGAACTGTGGGAGAGATTTCAAAGGCGATGGGGCTTTCTCCTGCCACAGTTAGCAAGATGATTCAAAGGATGGAGCTGTCCGGGTTCATCCACAAGAGGCAGGATAAATCGGATATGAGAGTCTTCAGGATCTACTTGACGGCAAAGAGCAGAGAGATCGAGGAAGAACTCGAGAGAACGATGCTTGACGTAGAAAGACAAATCTTTTCTGCCTTTTCTGCCGAAGAGCGCGATCTTCTAGAGCGGTTCTTGAAGAAACTGAAGGAAAGCCTCTCGAAGTGA
- a CDS encoding GNAT family N-acetyltransferase, with the protein MEHAVRFEEITEETVLDAIRLSGTLLEGQERAVASNAVSIAQAHFAKNAWFRAIYAGDDMVGFIMLDFTPDPRMKDFKHASMWRFMIGGKYQKMGYGRDAILLLIEYLKAQGYEKLFTSCVVNEPSPLQFYLKLGFVDTGEWDDDEKILMRDL; encoded by the coding sequence ATGGAACATGCAGTTAGATTCGAAGAGATCACGGAGGAGACGGTGCTCGATGCTATCCGCTTGAGTGGCACGCTGCTCGAAGGACAGGAAAGGGCCGTGGCCTCAAATGCAGTTTCGATAGCTCAAGCCCACTTCGCAAAGAACGCCTGGTTTCGGGCGATCTATGCTGGAGATGACATGGTGGGCTTCATTATGCTGGATTTCACGCCCGATCCGAGAATGAAAGATTTTAAGCATGCCTCTATGTGGCGCTTCATGATCGGCGGCAAGTATCAGAAGATGGGATATGGAAGAGACGCTATCCTCTTGTTGATTGAGTATCTCAAGGCCCAGGGTTACGAGAAACTCTTCACCTCATGCGTCGTCAATGAACCTTCTCCGCTCCAGTTCTACCTGAAGCTGGGCTTCGTCGATACTGGCGAGTGGGACGATGATGAAAAGATACTGATGAGAGACCTCTAG